The Chiloscyllium plagiosum isolate BGI_BamShark_2017 chromosome 28, ASM401019v2, whole genome shotgun sequence genome includes a region encoding these proteins:
- the LOC122564102 gene encoding caspase-1-like isoform X2, with product MEAADQRLKRLRTDLVNRLTKGVIDDLVDEMQEASVINTSESEEILQAQATTKNKARCLIDTISRKGPRASEKFIDSLNKADRELCTELSLCLVKNASSSDPKQTSETSAGIGSVVPTTSTTPEVPTSDEWIIPCTQQHYKEISQNTGEVYQILPKQDRKRLALLINNIDFEEPAMKRKGAEVDEKQMQKLLNGFGYQVEKHNNLTSEEMKEALTAFSKREEHLQSDSTFVVLMSHGLRDKICGKLHNEDKEDTLHIDNVFNILNNKNCKGLRGKPKVIIVQACRGTNLGHAYVSDSVSGEPISDYEEEGPFCKVHKESDFICFCSSTPDNVSLRHIQNGSIFIQSLVDKMRQNAAKYDIEEIFFQVQKSFHNFAKQLPVKERGTLMKKFYLFPGI from the exons ATGGAGGCAGCAG aCCAGAGACTGAAGCGCCTCAGAACAGATTTAGTGAATAGACTCACCAAGGGAGTCATTGATGATTTGGTGGATGAAATGCAAGAGGCGAGTGTAATCAATACGTCGGAATCAGAAGAAATTCTCCAAGCGCAAGCAACAACAAAAAACAAGGCTCGATGTCTCATCGACACCATTTCAAGAAAGGGACCCAGAGCCAGTGAAAAATTTATTGACAGTCTGAACAAAGCAGACAGAGAGCTGTGTACAGAACTGAGCCTTTGTCTGGTAAAAA ATGCATCAAGTTCTGATCCAAAGCAAACCTCTGAGACTTCAGCAG GTATTGGATCTGTTGTCCCAACCACTTCCACAACACCAGAGGTACCCACATCTGATGAGTGGATAATTCCATGCACACAACAGCATTATAAGGAGATTTCTCAGAATACTGGCGAG GTATACCAGATATTGCCAAAACAGGACAGGAAACGTTTGGCTTTACTGATTAATAACATTGATTTTGAGGAACCTGCAATGAagagaaaaggtgcagaggtggatgaaaaacaaatgcagaaactgCTGAATGGCTTTGGCTACCAAGTGGAAAAGCACAATAATTTAACAAGCGAG GAAATGAAAGAAGCACTGACTGCATTTTCAAAACGAGAGGAACACTTACAGTCTGATAGTACTTTTGTTGTTCTCATGTCCCATGGGCTCCGAGATAAAATCTGTGGCAAACTTCACAATGAGGACAAGGAAGATACTCTTCACATCGACaatgtttttaacattttaaacaacAAGAACTGCAAAGGCTTGAGAGGAAAACCCAAAGTTATCATTGTGCAGGCATGTCGAGGAA CCAACCTCGGCCACGCCTATGTCAGTGATTCTGTAAGTGGTGAGCCCATCTCTGATTATGAAGAAGAGGGTCCCTTTTGCAAAGTACACAAGGAAAGTGATTTCATCTGTTTCTGCTCCAGCACCCCAG ACAATGTATCCCTTAGGCATATACAAAATGGCAGCATATTCATCCAATCGTTAGTCGACAAAATGAGGCAAAATGCAGCGAAGTATGAtattgaggagatttttttccAG
- the LOC122564102 gene encoding caspase-1-like isoform X1, with protein MEAADQRLKRLRTDLVNRLTKGVIDDLVDEMQEASVINTSESEEILQAQATTKNKARCLIDTISRKGPRASEKFIDSLNKADRELCTELSLCLVKTDASSSDPKQTSETSAGIGSVVPTTSTTPEVPTSDEWIIPCTQQHYKEISQNTGEVYQILPKQDRKRLALLINNIDFEEPAMKRKGAEVDEKQMQKLLNGFGYQVEKHNNLTSEEMKEALTAFSKREEHLQSDSTFVVLMSHGLRDKICGKLHNEDKEDTLHIDNVFNILNNKNCKGLRGKPKVIIVQACRGTNLGHAYVSDSVSGEPISDYEEEGPFCKVHKESDFICFCSSTPDNVSLRHIQNGSIFIQSLVDKMRQNAAKYDIEEIFFQVQKSFHNFAKQLPVKERGTLMKKFYLFPGI; from the exons ATGGAGGCAGCAG aCCAGAGACTGAAGCGCCTCAGAACAGATTTAGTGAATAGACTCACCAAGGGAGTCATTGATGATTTGGTGGATGAAATGCAAGAGGCGAGTGTAATCAATACGTCGGAATCAGAAGAAATTCTCCAAGCGCAAGCAACAACAAAAAACAAGGCTCGATGTCTCATCGACACCATTTCAAGAAAGGGACCCAGAGCCAGTGAAAAATTTATTGACAGTCTGAACAAAGCAGACAGAGAGCTGTGTACAGAACTGAGCCTTTGTCTGGTAAAAA CAGATGCATCAAGTTCTGATCCAAAGCAAACCTCTGAGACTTCAGCAG GTATTGGATCTGTTGTCCCAACCACTTCCACAACACCAGAGGTACCCACATCTGATGAGTGGATAATTCCATGCACACAACAGCATTATAAGGAGATTTCTCAGAATACTGGCGAG GTATACCAGATATTGCCAAAACAGGACAGGAAACGTTTGGCTTTACTGATTAATAACATTGATTTTGAGGAACCTGCAATGAagagaaaaggtgcagaggtggatgaaaaacaaatgcagaaactgCTGAATGGCTTTGGCTACCAAGTGGAAAAGCACAATAATTTAACAAGCGAG GAAATGAAAGAAGCACTGACTGCATTTTCAAAACGAGAGGAACACTTACAGTCTGATAGTACTTTTGTTGTTCTCATGTCCCATGGGCTCCGAGATAAAATCTGTGGCAAACTTCACAATGAGGACAAGGAAGATACTCTTCACATCGACaatgtttttaacattttaaacaacAAGAACTGCAAAGGCTTGAGAGGAAAACCCAAAGTTATCATTGTGCAGGCATGTCGAGGAA CCAACCTCGGCCACGCCTATGTCAGTGATTCTGTAAGTGGTGAGCCCATCTCTGATTATGAAGAAGAGGGTCCCTTTTGCAAAGTACACAAGGAAAGTGATTTCATCTGTTTCTGCTCCAGCACCCCAG ACAATGTATCCCTTAGGCATATACAAAATGGCAGCATATTCATCCAATCGTTAGTCGACAAAATGAGGCAAAATGCAGCGAAGTATGAtattgaggagatttttttccAG